The following proteins are encoded in a genomic region of Nitrospiraceae bacterium:
- a CDS encoding DUF420 domain-containing protein, whose product MDEMAAWLREPGFFGTHATVGADISQLMATFFTTLFIVGWIQARQHKNDRHHWLMFGGMVAMLAFFISYYLFRSLGVLAFEGKEGFGGPQWLYDQVFVPVLTLHILLVVIGLVMAVYMMVLGFRSQTFVEGKRVLKDAILKTSGKRIVMILGGVTTIVLLFFLSRVMTSGFSMGKFSVYLGLILLIALVFGIEISIQRIWPNGARRHRVLGRFTMVIYCVLFVTGTFTYTMLYILYPGKIG is encoded by the coding sequence ATGGATGAAATGGCAGCATGGCTGAGAGAACCAGGATTTTTCGGGACACATGCCACGGTCGGAGCGGATATCAGTCAACTCATGGCGACGTTCTTTACCACATTGTTTATTGTCGGATGGATTCAGGCGAGACAGCATAAAAATGACCGCCACCACTGGCTGATGTTCGGCGGGATGGTTGCCATGCTTGCCTTCTTTATCAGTTATTATCTGTTTCGTAGTCTTGGGGTCCTGGCATTTGAGGGCAAGGAAGGCTTTGGCGGACCTCAATGGTTATACGACCAGGTGTTTGTGCCTGTCTTGACGCTTCATATTCTCCTGGTGGTGATCGGCCTCGTGATGGCCGTTTATATGATGGTATTGGGGTTCAGGTCTCAGACCTTCGTGGAAGGGAAGCGGGTCTTGAAGGATGCTATTTTAAAAACGTCCGGGAAACGTATTGTGATGATCCTCGGAGGGGTGACCACGATTGTCCTCTTGTTTTTTCTCTCACGGGTGATGACGTCTGGATTTTCCATGGGGAAATTCAGTGTATACCTTGGTCTTATTCTTCTCATCGCGCTGGTGTTTGGCATTGAAATATCCATTCAGCGGATTTGGCCTAATGGGGCCAGACGGCATCGAGTGCTCGGACGATTTACCATGGTGATTTATTGTGTGTTGTTTGTGACCGGAACATTTACCTATACCATGCTCTATATTCTCTATCCGGGTAAAATTGGATAA
- a CDS encoding PCP reductase family protein: MQCGCDYALRFVEVEELPPNSVFAKFHCDQCAFSLGAEGNAKELDPLVSRVVWTDEALYHMSRLPPYLGSLVWREVEEFVSRSEQRIVTVARVGSARNKGMVEWTPDAERRIENVPSGIRAMAKVELERTALDRGMPAVTVALMEEVKARYFGMAAGRA; encoded by the coding sequence ATGCAATGCGGTTGTGACTATGCTTTACGATTTGTGGAGGTTGAAGAGTTACCGCCCAATTCTGTGTTTGCGAAATTTCATTGCGATCAGTGCGCATTTTCGCTTGGAGCAGAAGGGAATGCTAAAGAATTGGATCCGTTGGTTTCCCGCGTCGTATGGACGGACGAGGCCTTGTATCACATGAGTCGACTTCCACCCTATTTAGGTTCTCTCGTATGGAGGGAGGTGGAGGAGTTTGTCTCTCGCAGTGAACAAAGGATCGTGACGGTTGCGCGTGTCGGGTCGGCCCGCAATAAGGGGATGGTGGAGTGGACTCCGGACGCGGAGCGTCGGATCGAGAATGTCCCGTCAGGAATCCGGGCGATGGCTAAGGTTGAGTTGGAGCGAACGGCTTTGGATCGCGGCATGCCTGCGGTCACGGTTGCACTGATGGAAGAGGTGAAAGCCCGTTATTTTGGTATGGCGGCAGGGCGGGCATGA
- a CDS encoding cytochrome ubiquinol oxidase subunit I, which produces MGNQALPTIEGQAGQDIFYQTPGSISSPSVAESPQGYSSYPLVDNRLVVWFVTQQHTYFGGFVLSIPLFSLLLEFLGITRKKQASQQKLDGLAHDILRVALLSLSITALLGSFMLVTFVTLYPGFMNYMGGTFKPVMPVYAMVFVSEAFLLALYYYTWDFLKTPALKWVHMTLGVLSNATGVILLLLANSWASFMMAPAGVDAQGHFLGNVWHLLHSPLWNPLNTHRFLADIMSGGAVVVAYATYRFFMSKTAEDRAYYDWVGHVFLVVVVCALLPMPLAGYWLMRAVFEFRQTMGMAMMGGMLSWLFVLQAIMVGVLFLGINYYIWQSLARLQGGERFHSHFKAILFALMVCFLVWFTPHTIAMSGSEMKAMGAAQHPVIGQFGVMSAKNGAVNVMICLTALSYILYRRANRVMTAKWSSKGNIFLLVLFLMGIANIVWLAIYGFYIPANVRVGLSAPQGMTTATVVVGGILLNRLLLRGAHINGPVHWGRITPRGIVSLFVVAAAFTWVMGLMGYIRSVGRLGWHISELMPDRSSWAFTPSLGFAAKMVTLNMIVFWSSVFFVFWLSRWDQRVVERRTAEFSRPSPVIQVISEEESA; this is translated from the coding sequence ATGGGTAACCAGGCCTTGCCCACGATTGAAGGGCAGGCAGGCCAGGATATTTTCTACCAAACTCCGGGGTCTATTTCCAGTCCGTCTGTCGCGGAAAGCCCTCAGGGCTATTCCTCTTACCCTCTGGTGGATAACCGGTTAGTCGTGTGGTTTGTGACTCAGCAACACACCTATTTCGGTGGCTTTGTCTTATCTATTCCTTTGTTTAGCTTGTTATTAGAATTTTTAGGAATCACGCGAAAAAAACAGGCATCCCAACAGAAATTGGATGGATTGGCCCATGATATTTTGCGTGTAGCACTGTTATCGCTTTCTATTACGGCCTTGTTAGGCTCTTTCATGCTGGTAACCTTTGTGACTCTTTATCCGGGGTTTATGAATTACATGGGGGGGACATTTAAGCCGGTCATGCCCGTGTATGCGATGGTGTTTGTGAGTGAAGCCTTCCTCCTGGCCCTCTATTATTACACCTGGGATTTCCTTAAAACCCCGGCGCTGAAGTGGGTGCATATGACTCTTGGTGTGCTCTCCAATGCAACCGGAGTCATTTTGTTGTTGTTAGCGAATTCATGGGCTTCGTTTATGATGGCTCCGGCCGGGGTTGATGCCCAAGGTCATTTTTTAGGGAATGTGTGGCATCTCCTGCACTCTCCATTATGGAATCCATTGAATACACACCGTTTTTTGGCGGATATTATGTCGGGTGGCGCAGTGGTTGTCGCCTATGCGACCTACCGGTTTTTCATGTCAAAAACCGCGGAGGACCGCGCGTATTATGATTGGGTTGGACATGTTTTTCTTGTAGTGGTGGTGTGTGCGCTTCTCCCCATGCCCCTTGCCGGCTACTGGTTGATGAGGGCTGTGTTTGAATTCAGGCAAACGATGGGCATGGCGATGATGGGAGGCATGTTGTCGTGGCTGTTTGTTCTCCAAGCGATTATGGTTGGGGTCTTGTTTTTAGGAATTAACTATTACATCTGGCAATCCTTGGCGCGCCTTCAAGGTGGTGAGCGCTTTCATTCCCATTTTAAGGCGATTCTTTTTGCACTGATGGTGTGTTTTCTCGTGTGGTTTACACCGCATACCATTGCCATGAGTGGCAGTGAGATGAAAGCGATGGGCGCGGCACAGCACCCGGTCATTGGTCAATTCGGTGTGATGTCCGCGAAGAATGGTGCGGTTAATGTCATGATCTGTTTAACCGCGTTGAGTTACATTTTGTATCGGCGAGCCAATCGTGTGATGACAGCCAAGTGGTCATCAAAGGGAAATATTTTCTTATTGGTGTTATTTCTCATGGGGATTGCCAATATTGTGTGGTTGGCCATTTACGGGTTCTATATTCCGGCAAATGTTCGGGTGGGTCTTTCAGCGCCTCAAGGAATGACAACCGCGACCGTGGTTGTTGGAGGGATATTATTGAATCGATTATTGTTGCGGGGCGCCCATATTAATGGGCCTGTGCATTGGGGGCGTATTACCCCGCGTGGGATTGTGTCGCTGTTTGTCGTTGCTGCCGCGTTTACCTGGGTAATGGGGTTGATGGGGTACATCAGGTCTGTGGGCCGATTGGGATGGCATATTTCTGAATTAATGCCCGATCGATCCTCGTGGGCATTTACGCCTTCCCTGGGATTTGCTGCGAAAATGGTCACCCTCAATATGATTGTTTTTTGGTCGTCGGTCTTTTTTGTGTTTTGGCTTAGCCGATGGGATCAGCGAGTGGTAGAGCGGAGAACGGCTGAATTTTCAAGGCCTTCCCCGGTGATTCAGGTCATTTCAGAAGAGGAATCCGCGTAA
- a CDS encoding DUF3047 domain-containing protein has protein sequence MRISSWQHNKLEDVKRSRVSAACLTWLVVGLLINGSSAAWAQEAPSSGPSSGSMVLEDFQHPDAKGFPQGWEAQRSTVTAHETYTIQEEDGTFFLSAKNANQRVYTKHMTWDPKQHPILTWRWRIQSVPDDADFLAAIYPSLDVDLMFIPVNTKYVWSATLPVGSVKEGGMFSSTEIVIRSGTESLGKWVEERVNVYEDFLKIHDHEPAPHAWGISLLGGPGVEVDFGSISIIQR, from the coding sequence ATGAGAATCAGTTCTTGGCAACACAATAAATTAGAGGATGTGAAGCGGAGCCGGGTAAGCGCGGCATGTTTGACATGGTTGGTCGTGGGTCTTTTGATAAATGGAAGTAGTGCCGCGTGGGCCCAAGAGGCCCCGAGCTCAGGACCTTCCAGTGGTTCGATGGTGTTGGAGGATTTTCAGCATCCTGATGCTAAAGGCTTCCCCCAAGGATGGGAGGCTCAGCGAAGTACGGTTACAGCCCATGAAACCTATACGATTCAAGAAGAGGACGGGACTTTTTTTCTTTCTGCGAAAAATGCCAACCAACGGGTGTATACCAAGCATATGACGTGGGATCCGAAACAACACCCTATTCTGACCTGGCGTTGGAGAATACAGAGTGTTCCCGATGATGCCGATTTCCTGGCGGCCATCTACCCGTCATTGGATGTCGACTTAATGTTTATTCCCGTGAACACGAAATACGTGTGGAGTGCCACCCTTCCGGTAGGGTCTGTCAAGGAGGGTGGCATGTTTAGTTCAACAGAAATTGTTATTCGCAGTGGGACTGAATCCCTTGGGAAATGGGTTGAAGAGCGGGTTAATGTGTATGAAGATTTTTTGAAGATTCATGATCATGAACCGGCTCCACATGCCTGGGGTATTTCCTTGTTAGGGGGGCCGGGAGTGGAGGTGGATTTCGGTTCAATCTCAATCATCCAACGGTGA
- a CDS encoding SUMF1/EgtB/PvdO family nonheme iron enzyme — MENQRVLMGAILFVFGSFIMMIVMLIVMTYKGKKDLNELSAGQSANVRVLQPMPTQDFSMYKTLVGDDNREMVEIPEGPFTMGIGDGDPDEGPPHPVYLQTFYIDLKEVTQADYERYINMTKRDKPKVPVFEDDVSKLIGPDYPVVAVTWNDAFGYCRWAGKRLPTEAEWEKAARGEGKRRYPWGDKFDYQFANVDGEEDGFQYLAPVGSYEVGRSPFGLYDVTGNVAEWVMDSYAADYYQQAPYRDPPGPKDEDENKVIRGGSWRESRIGARVTKRFAAKMWRNDASVGFRCAKDPPTVTPQAS, encoded by the coding sequence ATGGAAAATCAACGGGTCCTCATGGGGGCCATTTTGTTTGTGTTTGGCTCTTTCATCATGATGATCGTGATGTTGATTGTTATGACCTATAAAGGGAAAAAAGATTTAAATGAGTTGTCGGCTGGTCAATCGGCCAATGTCCGTGTGTTGCAGCCAATGCCCACACAAGACTTTTCTATGTATAAAACGCTCGTGGGGGATGATAATCGTGAAATGGTCGAAATTCCTGAAGGACCATTTACCATGGGCATTGGCGATGGAGACCCCGATGAAGGGCCACCCCATCCGGTTTACCTCCAAACGTTTTATATCGATCTTAAAGAAGTCACGCAGGCCGATTATGAGCGGTATATCAACATGACGAAACGGGACAAGCCTAAGGTTCCCGTTTTTGAAGATGATGTCTCCAAATTGATCGGGCCCGATTATCCGGTGGTGGCGGTGACCTGGAACGATGCCTTTGGGTATTGTCGTTGGGCTGGCAAGCGGTTGCCGACAGAAGCGGAGTGGGAAAAAGCGGCAAGGGGAGAAGGAAAACGCCGTTATCCCTGGGGTGATAAGTTTGACTATCAGTTTGCCAATGTGGATGGGGAGGAGGATGGCTTTCAGTATTTAGCTCCCGTGGGATCTTATGAAGTAGGCAGAAGCCCATTTGGACTCTATGATGTCACCGGCAATGTGGCTGAGTGGGTTATGGATAGTTACGCTGCAGACTATTACCAGCAGGCTCCGTATCGGGACCCACCTGGCCCAAAAGACGAAGACGAGAATAAAGTCATTCGTGGCGGTTCTTGGCGTGAATCTCGTATAGGCGCCAGGGTGACCAAGCGTTTTGCAGCGAAAATGTGGAGGAACGATGCCAGTGTTGGATTTCGGTGCGCAAAAGATCCTCCGACTGTGACTCCTCAAGCCTCATAA
- a CDS encoding SUMF1/EgtB/PvdO family nonheme iron enzyme, whose product MDGRFKLIFLIAVLFMTGLPVLGILRGTDAPPTPPDRDFPSQPSSASEASSEASRDEAISGRANEDEMVEIPAGEFILGSNQGGFNEKPAHVAHLDAYWIDRYEVTYQRYMEFVEATGHRQPGPPSRYAEKLGLLRGPHQPITYVSWSDANDYCQWRGKRLPTEQEWEKAMRGTDGRTWPWGEGLSGHPANFAGEADGYVVSAPVGAFPLDQSVFGVYDGAGNVMEWTDNWYVEDLYLQENAATPTSNGSPSTYKTMRGSGYTSQGVDIRITNRSFMVPDFRDETIGFRCARSD is encoded by the coding sequence ATGGACGGTCGATTCAAACTTATTTTTCTGATTGCGGTGTTATTTATGACCGGGTTGCCGGTATTGGGAATATTGAGGGGAACCGATGCTCCTCCAACTCCCCCGGATCGCGATTTTCCATCTCAGCCTTCTTCAGCATCGGAGGCATCGTCTGAGGCATCAAGGGATGAGGCGATTTCTGGTCGGGCAAATGAAGATGAGATGGTTGAAATTCCTGCCGGGGAATTCATTCTTGGGAGTAATCAAGGTGGATTCAATGAGAAGCCTGCCCACGTCGCTCATCTCGATGCATATTGGATTGATCGGTACGAGGTCACCTATCAGCGGTATATGGAATTTGTTGAAGCTACCGGACATCGTCAGCCTGGTCCACCTTCCCGCTATGCCGAAAAGCTCGGTTTGCTGCGAGGCCCTCATCAGCCGATTACCTATGTGTCATGGAGTGATGCGAATGACTATTGTCAATGGAGAGGCAAGCGTCTTCCTACTGAACAAGAATGGGAAAAGGCTATGCGAGGGACAGATGGTCGCACCTGGCCGTGGGGTGAGGGTCTCAGCGGCCATCCTGCCAATTTTGCAGGAGAGGCCGATGGTTATGTGGTGTCTGCTCCGGTTGGGGCTTTTCCTCTTGACCAGAGTGTTTTTGGAGTTTATGACGGCGCAGGAAATGTTATGGAATGGACGGATAATTGGTATGTGGAGGATCTCTACCTTCAAGAGAATGCTGCTACACCCACGAGTAATGGGTCTCCTTCTACCTACAAGACAATGAGAGGTAGTGGCTATACGAGCCAGGGAGTCGATATCAGAATAACCAATAGAAGTTTTATGGTTCCTGATTTCCGAGACGAGACGATTGGTTTCAGATGTGCACGGTCAGATTAG
- a CDS encoding cytochrome ubiquinol oxidase subunit I — protein sequence MTRGKKKLFAVSALMVMACLLLLPIFLSVTAVAGGGGAPAGGPPADVVAAQKAAGEEGEPEKVEMGRDVYYKTEGPAIGMPAPVTEDNETFYPRYNFESRVLLWVANQQHLYYGSFVLAVPIFCMCIEFAGMVSKDKAMAKKYDQLAYDFIKISLTAYSLTAILGGILIFTFLTLYPAFFGYLSSIFRPVMHIYALTFVAESATLYIYYYGWDKMREGVLKWVHLSMSVILNVIGTVLMFLANSWIAFMMSPAGVDEQGRYLGNIWHVIHTALWNPLNVHRILGNMAFGGGVVAAYAAYRFLSSKTDEERAHYDWMGYIAMSLGVAFLIPLPFAGYWLMREVYAYRQQMGITLMGGLLAWLFIIQATMIGILFLTTNYYLWQALGRMTGGERFQKYIKYLVFILVVGLLVFITPHTIVMTPAELKAMGGQQHPVLGNYGVMSAKNGGINAIIMTTVLSFIWYQRGNRVPTVSWAKFGNIFMGCFFIIAQLNNVWLACYGYFIPANVRIGLSVPQVAGTLSCLLLMTPLNLAMLKNGRQLGPIRWGQIPPRSQYAIIMLATAFTWMMGLMGYIRSSVRLFWHVNEVMRDNSPWAYTHTIGFAANVISFNVLFFWISIMFVFWLGTLGAKKVPVPSPAGQPVPSPQSATGH from the coding sequence ATGACCCGGGGAAAGAAAAAGTTGTTCGCCGTATCGGCCTTGATGGTGATGGCCTGTCTGCTGTTGTTGCCGATTTTCCTGTCAGTCACCGCCGTGGCAGGAGGGGGAGGGGCGCCAGCAGGGGGTCCTCCTGCGGATGTCGTTGCCGCGCAAAAGGCAGCAGGCGAGGAAGGGGAGCCGGAAAAAGTGGAAATGGGCCGGGACGTTTATTACAAGACTGAAGGCCCAGCCATTGGAATGCCGGCACCTGTAACGGAAGACAATGAAACTTTTTATCCTCGGTATAACTTTGAGAGTCGTGTGCTTCTTTGGGTGGCCAACCAGCAGCATCTTTATTATGGAAGTTTTGTGTTGGCGGTGCCAATCTTTTGTATGTGTATCGAATTTGCCGGAATGGTCAGCAAAGATAAAGCCATGGCCAAGAAATATGATCAATTGGCCTATGATTTCATCAAGATCAGCCTGACGGCATATTCCTTAACCGCCATCCTTGGTGGGATTCTGATCTTTACCTTCCTCACGCTCTATCCGGCCTTTTTTGGATATTTGTCTAGTATTTTCCGGCCGGTCATGCACATCTATGCCTTAACTTTCGTGGCGGAAAGTGCAACCCTCTATATCTATTATTACGGTTGGGACAAGATGCGGGAAGGTGTTCTAAAGTGGGTTCATCTCAGCATGTCCGTCATCTTGAATGTGATCGGAACGGTATTGATGTTCCTTGCCAATTCATGGATTGCATTTATGATGTCACCGGCTGGAGTAGATGAGCAAGGACGTTATCTTGGAAATATTTGGCACGTAATTCATACGGCGCTGTGGAATCCTTTGAATGTACATCGAATTCTAGGGAACATGGCTTTTGGTGGTGGTGTGGTGGCTGCCTATGCAGCCTATCGCTTCCTTTCTTCAAAAACGGATGAAGAGCGGGCCCATTATGACTGGATGGGCTACATCGCAATGAGTTTAGGTGTAGCATTTCTCATCCCACTGCCCTTTGCAGGCTATTGGTTGATGCGTGAGGTATATGCCTATCGACAGCAAATGGGTATTACCCTGATGGGTGGATTATTGGCCTGGTTGTTTATTATTCAAGCCACCATGATCGGAATTCTGTTCTTGACCACCAATTATTACTTGTGGCAAGCCCTTGGACGAATGACGGGTGGTGAACGATTCCAAAAATATATTAAGTATCTGGTGTTTATTTTGGTTGTTGGTCTTCTAGTGTTCATTACGCCACATACCATCGTCATGACACCGGCTGAATTGAAAGCTATGGGTGGTCAACAGCATCCGGTTCTTGGAAATTATGGAGTCATGTCGGCAAAAAATGGTGGCATTAACGCCATTATTATGACGACGGTTTTAAGCTTTATTTGGTATCAGCGAGGGAACAGGGTTCCAACTGTTAGCTGGGCCAAATTTGGCAATATATTTATGGGATGTTTCTTCATTATAGCCCAACTAAACAATGTATGGTTGGCTTGCTATGGATATTTCATTCCTGCCAACGTTCGAATTGGTTTGTCGGTGCCTCAGGTTGCCGGGACATTGTCTTGTCTTCTGTTAATGACGCCGCTGAATCTTGCGATGTTAAAAAATGGAAGACAGTTAGGACCGATTAGATGGGGTCAAATTCCACCACGGTCGCAATATGCCATCATCATGTTGGCCACCGCATTCACTTGGATGATGGGATTGATGGGCTATATCCGTTCTTCAGTGAGATTGTTCTGGCACGTTAACGAGGTTATGCGGGATAACTCTCCATGGGCTTATACCCATACAATCGGGTTTGCAGCCAACGTTATTTCGTTTAACGTGTTGTTTTTCTGGATCAGTATTATGTTTGTCTTTTGGTTAGGAACCCTCGGTGCGAAAAAAGTTCCGGTTCCTTCACCGGCCGGGCAGCCAGTTCCATCTCCTCAGTCTGCAACTGGTCATTGA